The genomic DNA ATTATTTTCATCGATATTGCTCACTGAAGTGTAGAATCCCGAACGTTTGATAAGCAGTTCATGACAGCTTGGGCAGTATGTATCATGGGTTTCATGTAGATGAATATTTCCAACGTAAACATAGGATAGTATCTTTTTTCCGATCTCGTATGCCATTTCAAGCGTTTCAGGTTTTGTAGGTGGTTTTTTCATTTTGTATACAGGGAAATATCGTGAAAAATGAAGAGGAATATCTTTATTTATACCTGCCACAAATTCAACGAGTTCCTCGATCTCTTTTCTCGAATCATTCAAGTCAGTTATGATAAGATTCGTGATTTCGATATGTGTGTGCTGCGCAGCAAGGTTGATCGTATTTTTTACCGCTTCAAGGCGTCCGGAACAGTATGTTTTATAAAAATCATTAGCAAATGCCTTCAGGTCTATATTCATGGCATCGACATAAGGAAGGAGCTTCTTCACCGGCTCGGGATTGATAAATCCGTTCGATACGAGTACGACCTTGAGATCGTGTGCTTGCAATACTTTAGCTGTATCAAGAATATATTCGTACCAGATAAGCGGTTCTGTGTACGTATAGGCAACACCGATTGAATTATATTTCTTGCAGAGTGCAATCAGGTCTTCAGGATGAAGAGTGCTTGTTGGTGCTTTTTGCTGGGATATGGAATAGTTCTGGCAAAAATCGCAGGTAAGATTACACCCGTTTGGACCGATCGAGAGTATATCCTTTCCCGGACAGAAATGATAGAGCGGTTTTTTTTCAATAGGATCCATTGAAATCGAGATTGTCTCACCATAATTCTCAGCATACAGCGTTCCACGTTCGTTCTTCCTGCCAAAACACATCCCTCGTTTTCCATCTGCAATCTCACACATTTGCGGACAGAGTAGGCATTGTACCTTATTGCTTTCTAATTTCTTATAAAACTGTGCTTCTTTCATAGTCACCTCGCCAACAGTTTACAGGAACTTCTCGATCATGTTCAAGGTTTTCTCAAGAGCATCCCTGTTCTTTTCCATTACTTCTTTTGCTTTCTGCCCCATCTCGACTCGCTTTTGAGGATCATTAAACAAATTAAAGATTACATTCTGCAATTCATTCTTGTCCGAGATAACTATTGCATCAGCATTTTTGAGCATTTCGACGGATTTCATACAGCTTGAATGATACGGCCCCATGATAATTGGTTTGGCGAAATAAGCTGGCTCAAGTGGATTATGACCGGTAAAATCATAGAAGCTGCCGCCGACTAACGCAATATCTGAAACGGCATATGCTTTTGTCAATTCGCCCATTGTATCAATGAGAATGAGTCGTTTTGGTGATGATAAATCGGATAATTTTCTGTACTCAATATTATTATCTTTAAGAATTTTCTCAACTTCATCAAGCCGCTGAAGATGGCGTGGTGCGAGAATGATCTGGGAATCAACATTTTTTTCATTGAGAAAGGTATAGAGCTCTGCAACGATAAGTTCTTCGCCGGGTCGCGAACTACCAAAGGTAATAATGAATGGTGAGGATAGATGCCATTCTTTCTTGATTTCAACAACATCAAACTCGGTAAGCTGGAGTGCATATTTCAGATTCCCTATAACATGAACAGGGCTGGCTGTCACTTCCTCGAATCGTAACCTATCTTCATCGGTCTGAGTACCGATCTCATCAATGTGATTCAGCACTTTCCTGAAAATAAAGGAAAATTTCTTATAATTCTTAACAGTTTTGGGAGCGATCCTTCCATTGATAAGAATAATATTCGACTTTAGCTTGTGAGCATAATGTATCAAAGCAGGCCATATCTCAGTTTCTGCAATGACAAGTAGATCGGGAGAAATTCTCTTTAGTGTTCGCAAAATTGAGAAAGGAATATCCAGAGGAAGAAGGATCGGAGTAACATTTTCCTGACAAGATGATGCAAATTCCTTCGTTCTTTCATGCCCGGTAGTTGTTGTAGTTGAAATGACTACATACCATTGATCGCTGTGTTTATTTATAAACTCCCTAACAAGCGGTATAATGGCATGTATCTCACCAACTGATGCTGCGTGAAACCAGATAGTTTTTTTATTATGATGAGGAATTTGTATGAATCCTAAGCGCTGTTTCCATTCGTAAGGATTCTTCAAATATTTAAAGAGAAAATATGGAGTAAGTAGAATAGAAAAAAAAGTAATGGCTGCAAGATAGGCATACATAGCATTCAGGAAATGAGTGCTTTCATCTCTTGAACAGCTCTTCCGAGCCCCACAAAAACTGCCCGTGAAATGATCGAATGCCCGATATTATATTCCTGGATATCCTCTATTCCTGCAAGATAATGTGCATTGAAATATGTAATTCCGTGACCCGCTGCCACATAGAGTCCTTGTTTCTTGCCTGTATGCACTGCTTCTTTGATGCGCTCCACTTCGCTGAGTATGTCTTGTTCGCTTTTTGCATTTGCAAAGTAACCGGTGTGGAGTTCGACGGCATCAGCCCCAAGCTTGTGTGCCATTTTTACTACTTCATTATCCGGATCGATGAACACGCTGACTGCAATCCCTGCTTCTTTCAGTGCATGTATTTTCTCTTCTAGACCTTTGAGTTCCAGGTTCAATCCGCCCTCTGTTGTAACTTCCTCACGTTTTTCAGGCACCAGCGTAACCGTATCCGGATGGACAGCTTTTGCTATGGCGACCATCTCTTCAGTTGGTGCCATTTCAAGGTTGAGTTTTGTCTGCACTGTTTCTCTGATAATCCTCAGATCTCTGTCCTGTATATGACGTCTATCTTCACGAAGGTGGATGGTGATCTGGTCTGCGCCGTATTTTTCTGCAATAAAGGCTGCTTCCACCGGATCGGGCTCAAAGGTTTTGCGAGCCTGTCTGATCGTTGCTACATGATCGATATTAACACCTAATTTTGCCATAAAACTCCTGTTTATTTTAACCACGAAAAACACGAAAGAACAGAAATCCATTGATTTCATTTGCTTGTATTTCGTGGTTCATTTTATTATACAATATTTTCTCTTGGTTTGAAGCCCTTACCCAGAACTTGATGAACTTCCTGAATGATGACAAACGCATCGGGATCAGTTGATTTCACGATCTCGGTGAGTTTTGCTACCTCGCGCCTGGAAACGATGCAAAGTATCACATCACGCTCTTTGCCTGAGTAAGCGCCCTCACTTTTCAAGAACGTCACACCCCTGTTCATTTTATCGAATATGAGTTCTTTTATTTCATCCGATTTATCTGATATAATAAGTGAAGCTTTTGCATAGCCGAGTCCGGCAATAATAACATCGACAACTTTGCTGGAAATGTATAATGCAATAAATCCCCAGAGTGCAAACTCGACACCCCTGAAGCACAAACCCGCTATACTGATCACAACAAAATCTATGAGAATAAATGTATTACCAGCAGTCATGATCCTGTTCTGGCTGAATATCTGCGCAACAATGTCCGAGCCGCCTGTCGAGCCCTTTGCCTTAAAAACGATGCCGAGTCCAATACCAAGTAACAATCCGCCATACAAACTTGCGAGAAGAGGATTTTCGGTAAGCGCTTTAAGGTGAAGAATATTATTGAAAAAGTCTGTGAACAGTGAAAAGGTGATCATCCCAACAATTGTTCGAATGCCGAATCGTTTTCCCAGAATTTTCAATCCTATTAAGAAAAGCGGAATATTGAACACAAGCATGATAATACCGATAGGGATGTGAAAGAGATAGTTGATAACAACTGCCAGACCGCTCACACCACCAGCAGCGATCTTGTTTGGAGACAAAAAAAGTACAATGGACAAACCCATCAGAGCTGTTCCGATAAGAATGAAAAGATAATCTATGAGAATTTTAACTTTGATTTTCATGATAATAATTCGTTATAAATTATGAACTATGATTTCTTTTGCAGCTTTTTTTTACTTCGTCGCTCCCAGTATTCAGGGAAAAAACGAAGCTGCCAAACTCTGACAATTGCCTCTCTGACAATTTTTTTGGACATCTTGGATGTTCCGTTGACACGGTCATAAAAAACGATGGGAATCTCTTTTATGCGAAATCCCTTTTTCCAGACCTTGTAGTTCAGCTCTATCTGGAATGAGTAACCGTCCGACATCACGCTATCAAGATCGAGTGCTTCGAGCACTTCTTTTCTAAAGCATTTGTATCCGCCGGTTGGATCTTTTATTGGAAGCGATGTGATAAGGCGGACATATTTTGATGCGCCAATACTTAAAAGCAATCGTCTGAAGGGCCAGTTGACGACATTCACGCCGGTTATATATCGTGAACCAATGACCAAATCGTTAGTTTTGATTGCTTCAAGGAAGTTTGGGATGTCATCCGGATTGTGAGAGAAATCCGCATCCATTTCGAATACATAATCATAGTTATGTTCCAGCGCATATTTGAATCCTGCGATATAGGCACTTCCAAGACCCATTTTGCCTTCACGCTCAAGAATATGCACTTTCGGATTTGTTTTCATGATGTTCTTCACGAGATCAGCAGTACCGTCCGGTGAATTATCATCAACGATCAGTATTTCGATACGTTTATCTTCCGAAAGAACTTTGGGTATGAGCTTTGGAATATTCTCAGATTCATTATAGGTCGGGATGATTATTAATGCTTTTTTCATGTTCTCATTCCTCTCGATAGATTAAGATGAAATACGAATGCGTCCAGTTCATTTTTGTGTCAACTAATTTGTGCTTGAAGCAAAGACTTAAGTTGGGCTGCTTTCTTTATCCTGGTCAATTGGGGCAATTGACCCTACATGTTCTAATTTTTGTTTTTATATCTAAGAAAAGTAGTATTAAACTACAGAGATCACAGAGAAAAATCTAGGTGAATAATATCTTTCAAACCTCTCCCTTTTATTTCCTCTCCTTGCCAAGGAGAGGGTTAGGGTGAGGTAAATTTCACCATCTTCCTCACAACAGCAGTTTCCTCGAACTCAAGAGAATAAAAATACACACCAGGAGCAGTGACATTCCCGTCCATATCTTTTCCATCCCATACAATCTCGTTTATTGCCCAGAAATGTTCATCTGGTCCGTAAAATCTTCGCACAAGCTGTCCTCGTAAATTGTAGATTGATAATGTGTATTCTCTCACCCTGTCATAATCCAATGACGTGAAAGAGATTGTGGTTTGATCTTTAAAAGGATTGGGTGTGTTCTTAAAGAAGTACAGATTATTCACCATATTGGTATCCGGATCGACACTATATCCCTGCCACTCTAAAGCGCCCATATCGATTCTTCCACCATATACACGTGGGTTCCCCGCTAAGTCTAACCATGGAAGATTGAGTCCTGTTGTGTCGGGTGTGCCTGCATCAATACAGGGAGAAGTGCTCGATAAATAATAAGGATAATCTCCCGTACCCGTAAACTGTGGATCTACATCAATATTACCGTCCAGCCAGTGTACTATGTTTGCCCCATTCTGGTTCCACACACCGTCGATACTATCTTTTATATCGTTATATTGAATATCTAATGTAGAAATAATTCCATACGCTGAAAGATCATATATGAATACTTCACATTGAGTTGAATCCCACATTATATTATTCGTAAAT from Candidatus Cloacimonadota bacterium includes the following:
- the amrS gene encoding AmmeMemoRadiSam system radical SAM enzyme; this encodes MKEAQFYKKLESNKVQCLLCPQMCEIADGKRGMCFGRKNERGTLYAENYGETISISMDPIEKKPLYHFCPGKDILSIGPNGCNLTCDFCQNYSISQQKAPTSTLHPEDLIALCKKYNSIGVAYTYTEPLIWYEYILDTAKVLQAHDLKVVLVSNGFINPEPVKKLLPYVDAMNIDLKAFANDFYKTYCSGRLEAVKNTINLAAQHTHIEITNLIITDLNDSRKEIEELVEFVAGINKDIPLHFSRYFPVYKMKKPPTKPETLEMAYEIGKKILSYVYVGNIHLHETHDTYCPSCHELLIKRSGFYTSVSNIDENNCCMTCGHKIYGVHLFD
- a CDS encoding pyridoxine 5'-phosphate synthase — encoded protein: MAKLGVNIDHVATIRQARKTFEPDPVEAAFIAEKYGADQITIHLREDRRHIQDRDLRIIRETVQTKLNLEMAPTEEMVAIAKAVHPDTVTLVPEKREEVTTEGGLNLELKGLEEKIHALKEAGIAVSVFIDPDNEVVKMAHKLGADAVELHTGYFANAKSEQDILSEVERIKEAVHTGKKQGLYVAAGHGITYFNAHYLAGIEDIQEYNIGHSIISRAVFVGLGRAVQEMKALIS
- a CDS encoding YitT family protein, which produces MKIKVKILIDYLFILIGTALMGLSIVLFLSPNKIAAGGVSGLAVVINYLFHIPIGIIMLVFNIPLFLIGLKILGKRFGIRTIVGMITFSLFTDFFNNILHLKALTENPLLASLYGGLLLGIGLGIVFKAKGSTGGSDIVAQIFSQNRIMTAGNTFILIDFVVISIAGLCFRGVEFALWGFIALYISSKVVDVIIAGLGYAKASLIISDKSDEIKELIFDKMNRGVTFLKSEGAYSGKERDVILCIVSRREVAKLTEIVKSTDPDAFVIIQEVHQVLGKGFKPRENIV
- a CDS encoding polyprenol monophosphomannose synthase, with translation MKKALIIIPTYNESENIPKLIPKVLSEDKRIEILIVDDNSPDGTADLVKNIMKTNPKVHILEREGKMGLGSAYIAGFKYALEHNYDYVFEMDADFSHNPDDIPNFLEAIKTNDLVIGSRYITGVNVVNWPFRRLLLSIGASKYVRLITSLPIKDPTGGYKCFRKEVLEALDLDSVMSDGYSFQIELNYKVWKKGFRIKEIPIVFYDRVNGTSKMSKKIVREAIVRVWQLRFFPEYWERRSKKKLQKKS
- a CDS encoding T9SS type A sorting domain-containing protein: MWDSTQCEVFIYDLSAYGIISTLDIQYNDIKDSIDGVWNQNGANIVHWLDGNIDVDPQFTGTGDYPYYLSSTSPCIDAGTPDTTGLNLPWLDLAGNPRVYGGRIDMGALEWQGYSVDPDTNMVNNLYFFKNTPNPFKDQTTISFTSLDYDRVREYTLSIYNLRGQLVRRFYGPDEHFWAINEIVWDGKDMDGNVTAPGVYFYSLEFEETAVVRKMVKFTSP